The Ornithorhynchus anatinus isolate Pmale09 chromosome 16, mOrnAna1.pri.v4, whole genome shotgun sequence genome contains the following window.
ccctttcccttcttcccattcttccctttcttccctgagaagccgcgtggctcagtggaaagagaacgggctttggagtcagaggtcatgggttcgaatcccggctctgccacttgtcagctgtgtgactgggggcgagtcacttcacttctctgggcctcggttccctcatctgtaaaatggggattaagactgtgagccccacgtgggacaacccgattcccctgtgtctaccccagcgcttagaacggtgctctgcacataggaagcgcttaacaaataccaacattattattattattcccttccctcgtctcccctttccccttcccctttgcccatctctccttccccttcctccccttctccccttcttcccttttcccttcttccccttctctcctttccccatttctccttccccttctcccatctctccttctcctccccttcctcctcctcttccctttccccatctctccttctccatctcccctttccccttcctcccctttttccccttctcccctttctccatttctccttcttccctttcccttccccctctttcccctcccccccaacccctttgggaagcgcttgggagaggacactggaacagtagaacagacccattccctgcccaccagcagctgacaatctagaggcggggagacagataggaatagaaataaataaatgagagagccGGACGcaagcggtgcggggctgggagcggagaatgaataaagggagccagtccgggcgatgcagaagggagcgggaaaagaggaaaggagggtgcagtcagggaaggcctcggggaggaggtgggccttcggtaaggctttgaaggcaggggagagtggttgtctgggatataataataataataataatgttggtatttgttaagggcttactatgtgccgagcactgttctaagcgctgggagatacaggtcgtcccacatgaagctcacagttaatccccattttccagatgaggtcactgaggcgcagagaagtgaagtgactcgcccacagtcacccagctgacaaggggcagagccgggttaggaggagggagggcgtgccaggccagaggcaggatgcgggccaggggttggcggccagGGAGGCGACATCAGGGTGCGGCGagcgggttggcattagaggagcggagcgggcgggccggGCTGCAGTAGACGGTCggcgaggagaggtggggggcgacggggggggggCCCAGCCTTTAAAACCGAGACGGTGAGGACTTtccgtttgatgccgaggtggatgggcgaccgctggagggTCCCGAGGACTGGGGAGACGTGAACCGAGCGCTTTTGTAAGAAATGATCACGACGGCGGAGCCGAGTcccgactggagtggggagaggccgggaggtcagccggGAGGGGTAGGACTCTATTAACGAGgtagcgcattcattcattcattcattcaggagtatatattgagcgcttactatgtgcagagcactgtgccgagcgctcggaacgtacagttgggcagcagtttggatggagagcaaagggtgtcCCGTGTTCTTGCCGCCAAGCCCCGACGGCTTCTAAATTCGGTTTcctgctgccctttcctctcagccACGGCTTTGTCAATACACCCATGGCCGGAATCAGGAGGGGCGAGGGAAGgcgctgggttctgatcccgcctccgccgcttgtctgctgggtgaccttgggcgagtcgcttcggtTCTGTCAGGCGgggatgagccccacgggggacggggaccggacggggaccgcgtccaacccgattagcctgtgtctaccccggcggcctggcacctagtgcttaacaaataccattataaaagctAAAAAAGAGGAGATAACCACATACTAAGTAAACCCAAGCTACTCTATGACGCTTACTAATAATTGCCCtagttgttaggcgcttactttgagccaggcaccgcgctaagcactggggtagatgcgaggcgaTCAGAAAAATGCGGGGGtgaaggggccgtgtccaacctgatgatcttgtacctaccccggtgcttagtacagtgctcggcacatagtgataaattgaatcccagctccgccgcttgtctgctgggtgacctcgggcgagtcacttcacttctctgggcctcagtttcctcctctgtaaagtggggatgaagactgggagccccaggtgggacagggaccgtgtccaaccccattagcttgactctcccccagcgcttagaagagggcttggcacataggaagcgcttaacaaataccgttattagaattagaattattattatcattataagacacagtccttgggtCACCCAGGACTTCCAgtctgagggcagggagcttatctccattttgcaggtgacgaaaccgaggcccagagaagtaaagtgactgggccAGGTCTTGCCGCAGGCCAGGGGCTTTCAGTCCTGGACTCggggctcttcattcattcaatagtatttattgagcgcttcctatgtgcagagcactggactaagcgcttggaatggacaatttggcaacagatagagacgatccctgcccgttggcgggcttacggtctaatcggggggacggaggggacaaAAACAAGGTgacttaatcacgataagtagaatgaaggggatggacacctcattaacaaaataaatagggtcataaaaataaatacaaatgagcagagtgctgaggggaggggactgaACACCCCTGGGCTGCGTGACCCCTACCCAGCTttgaggagaagcggcatggctaatggctggagcccggggctgggggtcagaaggacctgggttctcatccgggctccaccccttgtctgttgggtgagttCGGGCAAGacccgtcacttctccgggcctcagttccctcgtctgtaaaacggggatgaaggccttgagccccctgtgggacggggactaggtcTGATCCAATAATAgtgattcgttaagcgcttactctgtgccaagcgccgttccaagtcctggggcggatagaagctcatcaggtcggacacgacctctgtcccccgcggggctcacggacctcacccccgttttccaaaCGAGGGAGCCGaagccccgagaagcgaagtggcttgccccaggccccacagcaggctagtggctggAGCggcgatcagaacccgggtccctctgacccccaagcccgggcccttgccaccaggccatgctgctaaccAACCTGAccagattgtatccaccccagcgcttagaacagtgcctggcgcatagtaagcccttaacagatatcacagcgGTGGTCGTTATTAATTTTTATCATCACCGGGTGTTCGTAAGAGTCCAgtgccctgcctcctcctgcctccgccccTCCGGGCGGCGTCTACGCGGTGCCTTATCCACCCCCGTGCGGGCTCCTCGGAGACGAGGCCCGCGGGAGAccggcccctctctccccattgccTCCGGAAGGTTCCGGGTTGCGGCCGAGCGCGAAGGACGCCAGCTCCGGCCCCGCGGCGGATCATgaggcggcccgggccccgggcggcggggggacggacGCTCCCCGGACAGAGCTCCCGAGCCGGGTGGTgaggcccgtccgtccgtccctgcGGCCATGGGCCCCGGCCCGACGGGGACCCGGCCCCCGCTGCCCTCCCGCTTccgcctgctgctgctcctggcgTCGGGCGTCCTGGGCGCGGGCTGGGCCGCCTCCGGCTACCTCCGGggagcccccggggccgccccgccgccccccaggccTCTGGGGGACCTCCGCCCGGCCACCACGCCCGGACGGGACGGGACCCGGACTCAGGCCCTCGTCGCTCCCCGGACCCAGGCGGGCCTGGCTCCTtgcccggcccgctccccgcaCCTGAGTAAGTTCCTCCCGCCCCGTCGGGTGCGTTTGTGAGGGGCACGTGTGTGAGCGAggacgcgggagggagggggccgagagTCGCTCCCCTCACAGCCGCCGGCCCAACGGGGCGTCCCGTAGGCGAACCGATCGGGGGGCGAACCGGTCGGCTCGGAGAATCTCCCCGCTTCCGGGGCGAGGGCGAGCCCGGGCTCTACGTTATCGCcgtgtggtcctctcccaagcgcttagtaccgtgctctgcgcatagtaagcgctcagtagatacgatcgaatgaaagaacgAGCGAATGAATccaccccccgactccctccgtaCATCCCGGGGGACGGTCTCCGACGGTCGCCGTTTTGTCCGGGTCGCGGGGCAGAGGGCGCCGACCGGCTGGCCTTCCCGCCGTcgctcacgtgggacgacgtgcGCCGAGACAAccccggggtccggccgggcGGCCGCCACCGGCCCCCCGAATGCCGGGCCTCCCAGAGCGTGGCCGTCCTCGTCCCCCACCGCGCCCGCGAACGCCACCTCCTCTACCTCCTGGCCACCCTGCACCCCTTCCTGCAGAGGCAGCAGCTGGACTACGGCCTCTACGTCGTCCACCAGGtctggggccgggggtcggggaggccggggggggtccccccggccGAGCCCGGGCTGACCGCCCCGCCTCGGTTGCCCCCCGGCAGGCCGGGAGCGGCAAGTTCAACCGAGCCCGGCTGCTGAACGCGGGCTACCTGCAGGCCCTGAGGGAGCGTCCCTGGGACTGCTTCGTCTTCCACGACGTCGACCTGGTGCCCGAGAACGACCACAACGTCTACTCCTgcggcccccagccccggcaCCTGGTGGTCGGCAGGAACAGCACCGGCTACAGGTAGGGCCCCGGCGCCGACGGCCACCGCTCCGGGACCGGCCTccggcccccttctccccctctccccctcacccctcgccggctttcccttctctttctccccttctctttctctccctctcctccttttccccctctctttctgcccgtctcctgctctcccccttcctcttttctcctcttcctgcccctctcctgctctctttccctctcctctttctgcccctctcctattctccccctct
Protein-coding sequences here:
- the B4GALT4 gene encoding beta-1,4-galactosyltransferase 4, whose amino-acid sequence is MGPGPTGTRPPLPSRFRLLLLLASGVLGAGWAASGYLRGAPGAAPPPPRPLGDLRPATTPGRDGTRTQALVAPRTQAGLAPCPARSPHLKGADRLAFPPSLTWDDVRRDNPGVRPGGRHRPPECRASQSVAVLVPHRARERHLLYLLATLHPFLQRQQLDYGLYVVHQAGSGKFNRARLLNAGYLQALRERPWDCFVFHDVDLVPENDHNVYSCGPQPRHLVVGRNSTGYRLRYQGYFGGVTALTRDQFARVNGFSNNYWGWGGEDDDLRIRVELQKMQITRPSPDVARYTMIFHTRDKGNEENAGRMKLLNQVGRVWKTDGLNSCSYQLLALDHAPLFTNVTVAFPPGS